Proteins found in one Penaeus vannamei isolate JL-2024 chromosome 29, ASM4276789v1, whole genome shotgun sequence genomic segment:
- the LOC113810086 gene encoding uncharacterized protein codes for MSWLTASVAVALVWLAAAAPSNSTKQIEKPGWQPRLLGQKQHVHGAFMELYFSEDDTLDYADRWNLYISSFDPFGEVDVEYRMRSPGRFLDDIASWNIQVMDETAVWPNNPDYLPSSVAGAEGIIWTSGFLMPGKTDGQLQMYDTTKDPADGPYNIASNDDGNWAYHRVIWKDMDLDGDLDALTARFHRPLIGTTKHDLLWFENEGAGFSEGWKEHLIASDGPDIHFDMVTLSAGGRDYNCIIAGEFFSERVSIYWTESEVDDWSDPTLVKSRIINSNVQPFDVLVDDFNRDGVLEFLVTEFRNDLGIGHVSVYQFPEDFRTDDFPHFKIADGFIPNQVTGGQTMSPGTPKVYYPNAAYAQDVAEDGMPHKPYILLSGDDDGRFYVLYPTSEDRDDWVYEKNVLIDTEDIMVGKMAHGDLDGDGYEEVVVAGYAVNQLFVFTYAP; via the exons AT GTCGTGGCTGACGGCGTCCGTGGCGGTGGCGCTGGTGTGGCTGGCGGCCGCAGCTCCGTCCAACAGCACGAAGCAGATAGAGAAACCGGGGTGGCAGCCTCGCCTCCTGGGACAAAAACAACACGTG CACGGCGCCTTCATGGAACTCTATTTCTCCGAAGATGACACCCTGGATTACGCCGACCGATGGAACCTGTACATCTCGAGCTTTGATCCTTTCGGCGAA GTGGATGTAGAGTACCGGATGAGGTCCCCGGGTCGCTTCCTGGACGACATCGCTTCGTGGAATATCCAAGTGATGGATGAGACTGCCGTGTGGCCCAACAACCCGGATTATCTCCCCA GTTCTGTAGCAGGCGCCGAGGGCATCATCTGGACTTCGGGCTTCCTCATGCCTGGGAAGACCGACGGGCAACTGCAGATGTATGACACTACGAAGGACCCCGCCGACGGACCCTACAACATCGCCAGCAATGATGAT GGGAACTGGGCCTACCACAGGGTGATTTGGAAGGACATGGACTTGGACGGAGACTTGGACGCCCTCACAGCCCGGTTCCACAGGCCACTAATTG GTACCACCAAACACGACCTCCTGTGGTTCGAGAACGAAGGCGCGGGATTCAGCGAGGGATGGAAGGAGCACCTGATAGCCAGCGACGGACCCGACATCCACTTCGACATGGTGACCCTCAGCGCAGGAGGAAGAGACTACAACTGTATCATCGCTGGAGAGTTTTTCAGCGAGAGGGTTTCGATCTATTGGACGGAGAGCGAGGTCGACGACTGGAGTGACCCGACGCTG GTGAAGTCTCGTATTATAAACTCGAACGTCCAGCCTTTCGACGTCTTGGTGGATGACTTCAACCGCGACGGAGTTCTGGAATTCCTGGTCACGGAATTCAGGAATGATCTTGGAATCGGCCATGTCTCTGTGTACCAATTCCCAGAAGATTTCAG AACGGACGACTTCCCACACTTCAAGATCGCCGACGGCTTCATCCCGAACCAGGTGACCGGGGGACAGACCATGTCTCCAGGAACGCCCAAGGTGTACTACCCGAACGCCGCCTACGCCCAAGATGTAGCCGAAGACGGGAt GCCACACAAACCCTACATCCTTCTATCCGGCGACGACGACGGCCGCTTCTACGTCCTGTATCCGACGTCTGAGGATCGAGACGACTGGGTTTATGAGAAGAACGTCCTCATTGATACGGAGGACATCATGGTTG gtaaAATGGCCCACGGTGACCTGGACGGAGACGGCTACGAGGAGGTCGTGGTGGCCGGGTACGCGGTCAATCAGCTGTTTGTCTTCACGTACGCTCCTTAA
- the LOC113810162 gene encoding uncharacterized protein, whose protein sequence is MKLNENESSCSGEGYSSLEQLKDWFPGLPDQAPTRPRPPAAAHASFWCRLTTMTLLWLQGTLLLLGICSASVLGPLETLWDEQEKSAGQEAPYPPYLLQLGRTLTSVTHALLEKHENAVNERLKRLEMLVDGACRPPAALAQPAGADLEARLTKRLDGFSDQISALLQSLGDFGANVHFFMKKTEDNILALPTKTDMDHVQARLMAAVREVTSSARAGAKAPAPPAKTLEKRLSSFVTRDDLAKHTRRLDYQLQSLRDQMGNASLKEVLNLTRRTFRSVSSLRPLYESLAKVASNCDLEEGQFDRLEEMMQELSEDVDENSSVLSGMSLALEDAEDMLADRLTALERLTERLNGDRADSEPREVTSRASTTSAPTTQESMAECLDSQFMGGRNSMDVCSLAVRYNKCRLQVVAYHCCRSCTDAGHTPEVGPHRFLDYPRRVDMFMGLSEGL, encoded by the exons ATGAAGCTAAACGAAAATGAAAGCAGCTGCTCGGGCGAAGGATATTCCTCGTTAGAACAATTGAAGGACTGGTTCCCCGGCCTGCCTGACCAAGCACCcactcgccctcgcccgcccgccgccgcccacgcctcATTCTGGTGCCGCCTAACCACCATGACGCTGCTCTGGCTCCAAGGGACGCTCCTCCTGCTGGGGATCTGCTCGGCCTCCGTGCTGGGCCCGCTCGAGACGCTGTGGGACGAGCAAGAGAAGAGCGCGGGTCAGGAGGCGCCGTACCCGCCGTACCTGCTGCAGTTAGGGCGCACGCTGACGAGCGTGACGCACGCCCTGCTCGAGAAGCACGAGAACGCGGTGAACGAGCGGCTCAAGCGACTCGAGATGCTGGTGGACGGCGCCTGCAGGCCCCCGGCCGCGCTCGCCCAGCCCGCGGGAGCCGACCTCGAGGCCAGGCTGACGAAGCGGCTGGACGGCTTCTCCGACCAGATCTCCGCCCTCCTGCAGTCCCTCGGCGACTTCGGCGCCAACGTCCACTTCTTCATGAAAAAGACGGAGGACAACATCTTGGCCTTGCCCACGAAGACGGACATGGACCACGTGCAGGCGCGGCTCATGGCGGCGGTGCGAGAGGTGACCTCGTCGGCGCGGGCGGGAGCCAAGGCGCCCGCGCCCCCCGCCAAGACCCTTGAGAAGAGGCTGTCGTCCTTCGTGACCCGCGACGACCTGGCCAAGCACACGCGCCGCCTCGACTACCAGCTGCAGAGCCTCAGGGACCAGATGGGCAACGCGTCCCTGAAGGAAGTCCTGAACCTTACGCGCAGGACCTTCCGATCTGTGTCGTCCCTCCGACCCCTGTACGAATCCCTGGCCAAGGTCGCCAGCAACTGCGACCTGGAGGAGGGGCAGTTCGACCGCCTGGAGGAGATGATGCAGGAACTCTCCGAGGACGTCGACGAGAATAGCAGCGTCCTCTCGGGAATGAGCCTCGCCCTCGAGGACGCCGAGGACATGCTGGCCGACAGACTCACGGCGCTCGAGAGACTCACGGAGCGGCTGAACGGCGACAGAGCCGACAGCGAACCGCGGGAAGTCACCTCGAGGGCGTCCACGACGTCCGCCCCGACGACACAAG AATCGATGGCGGAGTGCCTTGACAGCCAGTTCATGGGCGGCAGGAACTCCATGGACGTGTGCAGCCTCGCCGTCCGTTATAACAAGTGCCGCCTCCAAGTGGTCGCCTACCACTGCTGTCGCTCGTGCACTGACGCCGGCCACACGCCCGAAGTGGGACCGCACCGCTTTCTCGATTACCCTCGCCGTGTGGATATGTTCATGGGGCTCAGTGAGGGCTTGtag